In Fragaria vesca subsp. vesca linkage group LG5, FraVesHawaii_1.0, whole genome shotgun sequence, the genomic stretch ATATAGGTAATTGCATCTGCATCTGCTTTTGATGGTTTTTAAATTTCCAACCTAATGTTCTACTAGTTACTTGCCTCGTCTACACTGGTTAGAAACCATAATGAAAGCAATGCTTCGAGTCACACCAATGGCAATGACCTCTCTCCTCTCCCACATCACCTCTCTACCTCTCCCTCTCAAACGCCCTTCCTCTCTTTCCTCTCACTCTCCAAAACCCACCAAAACCCTCTTCCTCAAATCCTTCTCCATCTCCGCTGCAATTTCCCAAAACCCAGAGCCTCCTCCCAACAGCATCAATGTTGACATTGGGTCTTACTTGTCCTGTTCCATGCCCCATAAGAAGCCCCTTAAAGTTGCCGTCTTGCTCAGCGGCGGTGTCGACAGCAGTGTCGCTCTCCGCCTCCTCCACGCCGCCGGTCACTCCTGCACCGCCTTCTACCTCAAAATTTGGTTTCAAGTAAGTTTAGGATCATACCCTTTTCAATAGACACAAATATTCTATTGGGTATTGAACAAGTAGAACAAAGTCTTCAACTTCAAGAATTTCAGATTCTGCTTAGCTCATTTGGTTCAGCATTTGATTTCTTTTTATTGATTTTGTTATGAATAAATAGGCTCTGACGAGTGGATTTTTTGTAGGAAGGCTTTGAGAACTTTTGGTCAGAATGCCCATGGGAAGAAGATTTGAATTATGCAAAAGCTGTCTGTAATCAGGTTACTTTCTTTTCTATACTGTAAATGTTTAATTTCAACTCTTTCAACTGCGTTAAGTAGGGCGGTATGCTATTGAGTAAGACGATATTAATGTTATGCTTGTTAAGCCGTTTGCTGTTGTTTGTGGCTGAAAAGCTGTATCTCGATTTTATTTGTATACAGTAATTTCATAAAAAGGGGATATTTTACAAACTAATTGACATTGTTTTTCAGGTTGATGTGCCGCTAGAAGTTGTACATTTGACAGATGAATATTGGAAAAATGTGGTATGAATGGTTCTTCTTGTGTCTACTTTTTGCCTCATTGCTATGTAGTGTATTAGTAGGTCTATGCTTGCTAGTCATTTTTCTTCTGTTTCGTCTGCCATTGTTCATGTGAGTTCAAATAAGCAATCATTCTTTTTGTCGGTCCTCATCCTCAGCTGACCTTGTTGCATAACTGGAACATGTTGTTGTAGTCTCTCCTTCCGATTAAGTCATGAACATTATTAAGGTCGATGTTTCAGGTGTCCTACATTATTGAAGAGTATCGATGTGGCCGAACTCCTAACCCAGACGTTCTTTGCAATACAAGAATAAAATTTGGTATGTTATTAGCTGAATTTAAGATTCCTGAATCCAAATTTTAGTCTGCCTCTTTAAGCTTATATCAATTTTCAGGTGTCTTCATGGATGCCATTGACAGTATGGAGTTTGACTATGTTGCTAGTGGACATTATGCAAAAGTTGTCCACCTATCTGCAGATCAAACGGATAAGGATTCTGTTTTGGAATTATCACAAGACATGGTACCAAAATACAATATCTTCTATGTTACTTTTGATTATTGTATGTCTACTGCCATCATAAGCTTGAAGCCTAATTTTCTTTGAGATGATGATCCTTAAAACATCATGAGGTTATTGTTCTATATTATGGTATTCATTTCCTGATCCCATCTCTTTATTGCCTATGTGTGTATTGCTTGCTAATAATATTTCTTTTGAAAGTTTAGGTCAAGGATCAGACATACTTCCTTTCACATCTTTCTCAGGACCAGCTTAAGAAGTTAATATTTCCACTTGGTTGTCTGTCGAAGGTTAGTGGACGCTAATGTTTCATACTTCTTAAACGCATTTTAGACTAAAAAAAAAAGGAAAAAAAAAAAAGAAAAGAAAAGAAAGTAGGGATCGACTGCATGTTCATATTTCATTAAGAGCATGATATTGCAACTGAAAAGGCTGACTGTACTTTTTGTCCAACATTATTCCATTGACATCATATATTGTTTTTTTTTTTTTTTTTTTTGTTCTGAGAATGATATAAGATATCGGTTGATATCCTCTATTTCTCTTGATCAGTCTGCATGGTAGGATTTTATCATTGGTTAGGGAAGTGGACCACTTGCTTGCCAAATGTGGAAAACTACATTTTATTTTGAAATGTTTTGTTACCATGGCATTTGATGCATCAACAATTTCACCAAAACCTGCCTTCTTGTTAACAGCAGTAAAATGTCCCCCTTTTTTTTTTTTTTGAACCTGCATTTTCTTTTTGTTATCTGCTTTTTTTCTCATTGATTCCTTTCTAACTTTTGTGATAGGGCCACTAAAGAACACTCTTGCATGATTTTTCTTTTATCCTCTTTCATATCTCCTAAACTTTATGAATATTTATATAGGATAAAGTTCGTAAACTTGCCACAAAGTTTGATCTGCCTAATAAAGAGAGAAAGGACTCTCAAGGAATTTGCTTTCTTGGTAAGGTATGTCATCCCTTCTTTGACTATTCTTTTATAAATAATTTATCAACATGGATTTGACTAAAAAAAACTCAAATAAAATTACAGGCAGTAGTCAGACATATGGATGATAACAATAATGTGTTGTTTAAATGGCTTGTATTATGAATAGCATCCTAAAAAATTGCACAGTTCTCTTTCAAATGCTAAAACTTATATGCTACCAGTGTAAGTTTGCAGACTCTGTTCAACAAGTTCTCTTTACACTTCTCATGACCTCAAACTAGCTTTTGGTGTTCTTGACTGCCCATTTTGAAATCCATAACATAAAATCCTGATTTCTTTATTTCTATGCTTTTCATTCTGGTTATAGGTTAGGTTCAGTGAATTTATTGGAAAGCACATAGGGGAGAAGGAAGGTGTCATATTGGAAGCAGAGACAGGAGATCTCCTTGGAAAACATCGAGGCTTTTGGTTCTACACAATCGGTCAACGTCAAGGTCTGCGCCTCCCAGGAGGACCCTGGTATGTTTTCTTAGTCTTAATTGTCGGCCCACTTCTGAGGTCTTCCGA encodes the following:
- the LOC101297063 gene encoding tRNA-specific 2-thiouridylase MnmA-like; translated protein: MAMTSLLSHITSLPLPLKRPSSLSSHSPKPTKTLFLKSFSISAAISQNPEPPPNSINVDIGSYLSCSMPHKKPLKVAVLLSGGVDSSVALRLLHAAGHSCTAFYLKIWFQEGFENFWSECPWEEDLNYAKAVCNQVDVPLEVVHLTDEYWKNVVSYIIEEYRCGRTPNPDVLCNTRIKFGVFMDAIDSMEFDYVASGHYAKVVHLSADQTDKDSVLELSQDMVKDQTYFLSHLSQDQLKKLIFPLGCLSKDKVRKLATKFDLPNKERKDSQGICFLGKVRFSEFIGKHIGEKEGVILEAETGDLLGKHRGFWFYTIGQRQGLRLPGGPWYVVEKDIKHNVVFVSRNYYSVDKRRRLFRVGSLKWLHGSPPAQISQLQCKVRHGPRFCNCTVKIEHGEDGNEDVAVVSLSEDDQGLAAGQFAAFYQGRTCLGSGVILESWDDQGFPVCTKALENARMEDKSLLGKPVKIKFIPEAC